One part of the Musa acuminata AAA Group cultivar baxijiao chromosome BXJ1-5, Cavendish_Baxijiao_AAA, whole genome shotgun sequence genome encodes these proteins:
- the LOC103986098 gene encoding zinc finger protein ZAT12-like: MKRCRFGGGEGEKQVACINMANVMLLLSRGRSGSGTEESDYLVQSSSERVFECRTCNRQFPSFQSLGGHRASHKKPRLDGHGHGQAQAGAAAKRRVHECSICGVEFAIGQALGGHMRRHRATTTGGSGLILAAEKPVERREKLLDLNLPPLENDIKLGPGSEVMDEIPMVDCWH, from the coding sequence ATGAAGAGATGCAGAtttggaggaggagagggagagaaacAAGTGGCCTGCATCAACATGGCCAACGTCATGTTGCTTCTTTCACGAGGACGCAGCGGCAGCGGAACAGAAGAGAGCGACTACTTGGTGCAGTCGTCGTCGGAGCGGGTGTTCGAGTGCAGAACATGCAACCGGCAGTTCCCTTCGTTCCAATCGCTCGGCGGTCACCGAGCGAGCCACAAGAAGCCGAGGCTGGACGGCCACGGCCACGGTCAAGCGCAAGCCGGGGCGGCCGCCAAGCGAAGGGTGCACGAGTGCTCCATCTGCGGTGTCGAGTTCGCCATAGGGCAGGCCCTGGGAGGCCACATGAGGCGGCACAGAGCCACAACAACCGGCGGCTCCGGCCTCATCCTGGCGGCGGAGAAGCCGGTGGAGCGGAGAGAGAAGCTTTTGGACTTGAACTTGCCGCCTTTGGAGAATGATATCAAGCTTGGTCCGGGGTCGGAAGTCATGGACGAGATTCCGATGGTGGATTGCTGGCATTGA